The following proteins are encoded in a genomic region of Nonomuraea muscovyensis:
- a CDS encoding mannose-1-phosphate guanyltransferase translates to MKAVVMAGGEGTRLRPMTANQPKPLLPVANRPIMEHVLRLLKRHRVTETVVTLQFLAALVRNYFGDGDELGMNLQYATEDIPLGTAGSVKNAADRLRDGRFLVISGDALTDIDLTDMVRFHRETSALVTIGLKRVPNPLEFGIIIVDETGRVQRFLEKPTWGQVFSDTVNTGVYVMEPEVLDHVAGGEPVDWSADVFPRLLDAGAPIYGYVADGYWEDVGTHESYLKAHADALSGRVRLDLGGFELSPGVWVAESASVDPDAVLKGPLLIGDYAKVEAGAELREFTVLGNNAVVREGAFLHRAVVHDNVYLGPGAHLRGCVIGKSTDVMSGARIEEDAVIGDECVIESEAYISSGVRVYPFKTIEAGAVVNTSVIWESRGQRSLFGPRGVSGLVNVEITPELCVRLASAYATTLKKGAQVVTSRDSSLAARALKRAVISALTASAINVLDLEAAPLPVARFHTARESVAGGIALRTTAGDPQSADIVIMDDRGADLPAAAQRKLERVFSRQEFRRAFPGEIAELNYPARVVEDYTHELLRRIDMTGIDGMKVVVDCAGGTSSLVLPTLLGRVGVDVLTVNARLDDTSPTETLAERRRDLQRLSELVSSSRAAFGVRFDPVGERIALVDEMGQLIGEERALLVVLDLVAAERRGGRVALPVTTTRVAEQVCRFHGVQVRWTPTTLDALTSAAADHDMIFAGDGRGGFVVPEFSPAVDGLAAFMRLLGLVARTRLSLSQIDARIPLARLLKRTVPTRWAAKGAVMRSVIESVEAGPGRHRIDTTDGVRVTGDDGSWVLILPAATEPVTDLWAEAQDVDTAQALLERWARVVEQAAG, encoded by the coding sequence GTGAAGGCGGTCGTCATGGCGGGAGGCGAGGGCACCCGGCTGCGGCCGATGACGGCCAACCAGCCCAAACCCCTGCTCCCCGTAGCCAACCGCCCGATCATGGAACACGTGCTGCGCCTGCTCAAGCGGCACCGCGTCACCGAGACGGTCGTCACCCTGCAGTTCCTCGCCGCGCTCGTGCGCAACTACTTCGGCGACGGCGACGAGCTCGGCATGAACCTGCAGTACGCCACCGAGGACATCCCGCTCGGCACGGCCGGCAGCGTCAAGAACGCCGCCGACCGGCTGCGCGACGGCAGGTTCCTCGTCATCTCCGGCGACGCGCTGACCGACATCGACCTGACCGACATGGTCCGCTTCCACCGCGAGACCTCGGCCCTGGTCACCATCGGGCTCAAACGCGTCCCCAACCCCCTCGAGTTCGGCATCATCATCGTCGACGAGACCGGACGGGTGCAGCGCTTCCTGGAGAAGCCCACCTGGGGCCAGGTCTTCTCCGACACGGTCAACACCGGCGTGTACGTCATGGAGCCCGAGGTCCTCGACCACGTCGCCGGCGGCGAGCCCGTCGACTGGTCGGCCGACGTCTTCCCCCGGCTGCTCGATGCCGGCGCCCCCATCTACGGCTATGTGGCCGACGGCTACTGGGAGGACGTCGGCACCCACGAGAGCTACCTCAAGGCCCATGCCGACGCCCTGTCCGGGCGGGTCAGGCTGGACCTCGGCGGTTTCGAGCTCTCGCCCGGCGTCTGGGTCGCCGAGTCGGCCTCCGTCGACCCCGACGCGGTGCTCAAGGGGCCGCTGCTCATCGGCGACTACGCCAAGGTCGAGGCGGGCGCCGAGCTGCGGGAGTTCACCGTGCTGGGCAACAACGCGGTCGTGCGCGAGGGGGCCTTCCTGCACCGGGCCGTCGTGCACGACAACGTCTACCTCGGCCCCGGCGCCCACCTGCGCGGCTGCGTCATCGGCAAGAGCACCGACGTGATGTCCGGCGCCCGCATCGAGGAGGACGCCGTCATCGGCGACGAGTGCGTCATCGAGTCCGAGGCGTACATCTCCAGCGGCGTCAGGGTCTACCCGTTCAAGACCATCGAGGCCGGCGCGGTCGTCAACACCAGCGTCATCTGGGAGTCGCGCGGCCAGCGCAGCCTGTTCGGCCCGCGCGGCGTCAGCGGCCTGGTCAACGTCGAGATCACCCCCGAGCTGTGCGTAAGGCTGGCCAGCGCGTACGCCACCACCCTGAAGAAGGGCGCCCAGGTCGTCACCTCCCGCGACTCCTCCCTGGCCGCCAGGGCGCTCAAGCGGGCCGTCATCAGCGCGCTCACCGCCAGCGCCATCAACGTGCTGGACCTGGAGGCCGCCCCGCTGCCGGTGGCCCGCTTCCACACCGCCCGCGAGTCCGTCGCCGGCGGCATCGCGCTGCGCACCACCGCCGGCGACCCGCAGAGCGCCGACATCGTGATCATGGACGACCGGGGTGCCGACCTGCCCGCCGCCGCCCAGCGCAAGCTGGAGCGGGTCTTCTCCCGGCAGGAGTTCCGCCGTGCCTTCCCCGGCGAGATCGCCGAGCTCAACTACCCCGCCCGCGTCGTGGAGGACTACACCCACGAGCTGCTGCGCCGCATCGACATGACCGGCATCGACGGCATGAAGGTCGTCGTCGACTGCGCCGGCGGCACCTCCTCGCTCGTCCTGCCGACCCTGCTCGGCCGGGTCGGCGTGGACGTGCTCACCGTCAACGCCCGCCTCGACGACACCTCGCCCACCGAGACGCTCGCCGAGCGCCGCCGCGACCTGCAACGCCTGTCGGAGCTCGTCAGCTCCTCCCGGGCCGCCTTCGGCGTCCGCTTCGACCCCGTGGGCGAGCGCATCGCCCTCGTGGACGAGATGGGCCAGCTCATCGGCGAGGAACGCGCCCTGCTCGTGGTGCTCGACCTGGTGGCCGCCGAACGCCGGGGCGGCCGGGTGGCGCTGCCCGTCACCACGACCAGGGTCGCCGAGCAGGTCTGCCGCTTCCACGGCGTCCAGGTGCGGTGGACCCCGACCACGCTCGACGCGCTCACCTCGGCCGCCGCCGACCACGACATGATCTTCGCGGGCGACGGCAGGGGCGGCTTCGTGGTGCCGGAGTTCTCGCCCGCCGTCGACGGGCTGGCAGCGTTCATGCGGCTGCTCGGCCTCGTCGCCCGCACCCGGCTCTCGCTCAGCCAGATCGACGCCCGCATCCCCCTGGCGCGGCTGCTGAAGCGCACCGTGCCGACGCGGTGGGCGGCCAAGGGAGCCGTCATGCGCTCGGTCATCGAGTCCGTCGAGGCGGGACCCGGGCGGCACCGGATCGACACGACCGACGGGGTGCGGGTGACCGGCGACGACGGAAGCTGGGTGCTCATCCTGCCCGCCGCCACCGAGCCCGTCACCGACCTGTGGGCCGAGGCTCAGGACGTCGACACCGCCCAGGCGCTCCTCGAACGCTGGGCCCGCGTCGTCGAACAGGCGGCCGGCTGA